A stretch of DNA from Pseudomonadales bacterium:
CGCCACGGCAGACGTCTTCGTGCAGAACTTCCGCCCGGGTGCCATCGAGCGGATGGGTCTTGGCGAGGGAGTGGTGCGAGGCCTGCGGGAAGACATCGTCTATGTCTCGATCAGCGGCTTCGGGGAGACCGGGCCTTATGCCCACAAACGGGTCTATGACCCGGTGATTCAGGCGCTGTCCGGACTGGCGGATATTCAGAAAGACGGGGAGACCGGCCGGCCGAAGATGGTGCGCACCATCATCCCTGACAAGACCACGGCACTGGCTGCAGCCCAGGCGATCACGGCGGCGCTGTTTGCCCGGGAGCGCGGCGCCGGCGGGCAGCATGTGAAGCTGGCGATGCTCGATGCGATGGTGGCCTATCTGTGGCCCGAAGGCATGTCGGGCTTCACCTTCGTCGGTACAGAGGTGAAGGCTGCGCGGGCTCAGCTCGCCCAGGATCTGATCTTTCAGACGCTGGATGGCTATATCACCGCCGGTGCGGTTTCCGATGCGGAGTGGCAGGGCATGTGCCGTGCCCTGGAGCAGCCTGAGTGGCTCGAAGACGCACGTTTCCGCACGGCCAACGACCGCATCATCAATGTGCGCGAACGCCTTGCCATGACGGGCGAAGTACTTGCGACGCGCAGCAGCGCGGAATGGCTCGATCGACTGGATGCGGAAGGGGTGCCCTGCGGTCCGGTCCTGCAGCGTCATGAGGTCTTCGTACAGGAGCAGATCCGTATCAACGGCACGGTCAGCGAATATGACCATCCGGTGGCGGGGCGGATCCGCCAGCCCCGGCCCGCGGCACAGTTCGACAAGACACCTGCCTCAATGACCCGGCATGCGCCTACCCTTGGCGAGCACACGGCGCAACTGCTGGAGGAACTGGGCTTCGACCCTGGTACTTTGCGGGATCTCGGCTAGATTTAATCCAGTCCCGGATAAGTTTTCAGTTATGCCGTCGATGCCGCAATTCGAAACCTCGCTGGAAGAGTCGGTCGCCATCCTCAAACAGGCGCTGCCGCTGATGAGCCAGTACCGGGTACCGACGATTCCCCAGAACTATGCGGTCTGGTTCGACTACATCTCCAGTCATTCCAGCGAACTGCGCGACGAGCTGAAGGCTCATATCGCCAACCACGACAAATTCACACCCGATCTGTGCCGGCAGATCTACGAGAAGTATTTCCTCGACGAGATCCGGGCCGAGGTGGACGGTATCCAGGGGGCGGTCAGGGAAGCAGTTGAAACCGTGATCCGGGAACTGGGTGCGCTGGGCCAGGACGTGTCCCATTTCTCCGGTGTGCTGGACAGTTGCGGCGACAAGCTGCGGGAAGACCTCAGTCAGGAAGACATCAAGGAGCTGGTTACCCAGCTCGCCCGGGAGACCCAGGTGACCCGGGAGCGCAGCGCCCAGGTGGAGAATTCGCTGCAGGTGATGCATCAGGAACTCGGTGAACTGCGCGCCCAGGTGCATGCATTGAGCCGGGATTCACAGACCGATGCCCTCACCGGTGTGTCGAACCGCAGAGCGTTCGACAAGGCCCTCGACCGGCTGACGACGGAGGCGACAGCCTCCGGACAGTCGCTGTGCCTCATCATGGTCGACATCGACTTTTTCAAGGCCTTCAACGATACCCACGGCCATATGGTGGGGGATCAGGTGTTGCGAGTGGTCGCCCAGGAAATGCAGCAGTGTGTGAAAGGGCGGGACATGCTGGCGCGTTATGGCGGTGAGGAATTCGCCGTGCTGCTGCCGGCCACGCCGATCGCCGGTGCGCGCATGCTGGCGGAAAGTATCCGGGTGATCATCGAGAATCAGGTGATCGACGGCCACGACGGTAAGCGTCTGGAATCCGTAACCATCTCTCTGGGTGTGGCCCAGTTCGCGCCGGGAGAAACCCCGGGTGATTTCCTGCACCGGGCGGACGAGTGCCTCTACCGCTCCAAACAGCATGGCCGCAACCGTGTCACCACCGAAGCGGATCTCGAGGCCAACGGCAGCGGCTGAGCGACGCCTCGCACCGGCAATTTCTTTCTTGCAGCGCAACATGCGGCTACAATCCCGCATTCGGAGTAATTTGGGCCGTTCCCTGCGGCAGTCACACAGCATGTCCCGGTTGCAGCGCGACTTCGCGTCGATAGCGGATCAGCGTTTCGACCTTGCCATCGTCGGCGGCGGTATCACCGGCGCCGGTGTGGCGCGTCATGCAGCCCTCGCCGGTCTGAAGACCCTGCTCATCGAAGCGGATGACTTTGCTTCCGGTACTTCGTCCCGTTCCACCAAACTCATTCACGGCGGACTGCGCTATCTCGCCATGGGTGACATTGCGCTGGTGAGAGAGGGGGCCCTCGAGCGCAAGAGTCTCAAGACCATGGCACCCCATCTGGCCCAGTCCCAGTGGATGGTGGTGCCCGCAGCCAGTCGTGCGGAGCTGTGGAAGCTGCGCGCGGGCATTACCACTTACGAGAAACTAGGCGCGGTAGAGCGTGCCGACAGGCACCAGAACTGGGACGCTGCGGATCTTTCCGACCGGGAACCCCTCCTCGACCGGGCGCACTTTCCCTTTGCCTGTGCGTATAAAGAATATCTGACCGACGATGCACGGCTGGTAATCGCTGCACTGCGCTCTGCGGTCGCGGAGGGCGGGGTCGTCTGCAATTACGCGCGTCTCGAAGCCTTTGAAGAGCGTGACGGTGAGGTGATCCTCACCGTCGCCGATGCGCTCAGCGGGTCTGTCCTGAGTACTCGGGCGTCGGTGATGGTGAATGCCGCGGGTCCCTGGGTGGAGGCGGTGAACGCGCGCCGCACCCGGGGCGTTGTCCCCGGTGGGGATCGCCTGCATCTGTCCAAAGGCGTGCACATCGGACTGCCCCGTACCCAGCTGCCGGTACGCAACATGGTGATGATGACGGCTCCGGATGGTCGACCCGTGTTCGCGATCCCCCGGGG
This window harbors:
- a CDS encoding GGDEF domain-containing protein yields the protein MPQFETSLEESVAILKQALPLMSQYRVPTIPQNYAVWFDYISSHSSELRDELKAHIANHDKFTPDLCRQIYEKYFLDEIRAEVDGIQGAVREAVETVIRELGALGQDVSHFSGVLDSCGDKLREDLSQEDIKELVTQLARETQVTRERSAQVENSLQVMHQELGELRAQVHALSRDSQTDALTGVSNRRAFDKALDRLTTEATASGQSLCLIMVDIDFFKAFNDTHGHMVGDQVLRVVAQEMQQCVKGRDMLARYGGEEFAVLLPATPIAGARMLAESIRVIIENQVIDGHDGKRLESVTISLGVAQFAPGETPGDFLHRADECLYRSKQHGRNRVTTEADLEANGSG
- a CDS encoding CoA transferase produces the protein MNAGPLNGIRVVDLTSMISGPVATMMLADQGADVIKVEPPSGDLVRYMGPNREGLSSGFISANRSKRSLVVDLKTSAGMAVVKKLIATADVFVQNFRPGAIERMGLGEGVVRGLREDIVYVSISGFGETGPYAHKRVYDPVIQALSGLADIQKDGETGRPKMVRTIIPDKTTALAAAQAITAALFARERGAGGQHVKLAMLDAMVAYLWPEGMSGFTFVGTEVKAARAQLAQDLIFQTLDGYITAGAVSDAEWQGMCRALEQPEWLEDARFRTANDRIINVRERLAMTGEVLATRSSAEWLDRLDAEGVPCGPVLQRHEVFVQEQIRINGTVSEYDHPVAGRIRQPRPAAQFDKTPASMTRHAPTLGEHTAQLLEELGFDPGTLRDLG
- a CDS encoding glycerol-3-phosphate dehydrogenase/oxidase — protein: MSRLQRDFASIADQRFDLAIVGGGITGAGVARHAALAGLKTLLIEADDFASGTSSRSTKLIHGGLRYLAMGDIALVREGALERKSLKTMAPHLAQSQWMVVPAASRAELWKLRAGITTYEKLGAVERADRHQNWDAADLSDREPLLDRAHFPFACAYKEYLTDDARLVIAALRSAVAEGGVVCNYARLEAFEERDGEVILTVADALSGSVLSTRASVMVNAAGPWVEAVNARRTRGVVPGGDRLHLSKGVHIGLPRTQLPVRNMVMMTAPDGRPVFAIPRGTVTYVGTTDTSERGAPGHWPRVDPADVDYLLAPLRTYFPDTTPRAADVVSAWAGLRPLINQPGRAPKEMSRKEEIWVDGRTVTVAGGKLTGFRKMAEQVLAPVGRLLGRSVALQDPLARLPGGDCEDVEVLRSDIAARLDLDEIVSGRLARLYGSEIDRVLGAAPVRVSPGVYEEEIRWAVEQESAQTLVDLMYRRLRLPWFRPAETATVAAAAGTIMAGLLGWDAAELSRQRLAFEERERQDLSFKAG